AAAGATGGACATAGTAGCTCATCACGGTTTTCTGATGGCAGAGGGTATGTAAGGTTCAGTAGTAGTGGTTCTATTGCAGTGAATCCCTACGTATTTGCAGTTCAGCCTTTGCCTATTGGTGGATTTTTTTAACCGCTGAAAAAGTCACCTATGCGTTGTTTTTGTGCTCAGTTCTAAGCAGTATGAGTATTGCTTTGGCACCATTTGATGGCACCTTGGTTCTGAAGGAGTTAAGAGCCATATTTAGACAAAATTAGTCtatttcttttgtcattttgcatttGATCTTGTGGCATCTCCAGTAGAGTATAAAGCATTTGCGGTGCGGCGGATTTTCACACTTTGACCCACATCCTGTGGATAGCGGGGATTCACTGTATGATTGCcgtttaatgtctttttttaaattttattacaAAATTAAGAGTTAAGCCTCATTTGGCATTTGTCTGTCTCGTACAGTCCTCCAGGTCCCCCTGGGGGCCGAAGGCGGTTTGGAAGAATAAACGTTGGTGGTGGGCCCACTCCTCCTCCAATGgggggaggaggatgaggaaggtgaaattacacacaaacacaaacacactggcCACAACATCACATATAGCCTACCCACTAAGGCCCAACACAAGTGCTGTATCTCTAGTAATAAATGTCTTTACATAGCCCATAAGGTTCCGTTTTGATAAACTACCACTCGTACAAGCATGAGTTTAGTAAAGGTGCAAGCGCTTGCAGGTACATATTTTGCATTCTTGAATAATATGAATATATAATGTTGCATTAATGTTGGAATGaccttgttttcttttgtgcagGTAAACGCCTACACTGTGTGTGTAGGCGTGGGCCCAGCTACTGTATAGACTGGCAGTCACAGTGGTGAAGCCCCACTTCTTGAGCCGCCACTGCCTACGTAGTTTTTTGACGCCTTTTTGGGAATTCCTTTAAATAGGAACCATATTGGCTGATTTGGCAGCTCATCGATCGCACCCCCCCATCCCCACtgtattatttttcttatttctcTCACTGAAGTTGTTTTCATGATATTATTTGCAATATTCTTTGCTTTTTGTGCTCTATTGAAGTTAATGACACATGATGTTAGATATTAAATATGATAAACTTCATTAAAATCAATTATCTTTGAAAACAAGTTGAATATGTGTGATTTATCCAAGGAATGAGTTACTGTAATACAGTATTGCCATATTTTTATTCTAGTTTGAGAATTACACTATGCAGTTAGAAAAAGAATGTTGCAGTCACGAGGTGACAAACTTGAGTGGTGACTTCATGGCGACATGAAAGTAGATCTCAATAAGGTTAGTGACACCTATGAAGCTTTTAGGAGTTTTCTGCACAAAATCCAACTCAAAATTCAAAGACCCTTCATCAATATCAAAGCAAGACCTCTATTGGTTTTCCGACGTCAATTAAATGATTGTAGTTAGGATTCCAGTTATCATTTTTCCCCACATTATTCAAAAGGAGGCACTTGATAAATAGTCCGAATGCCTGACTGATAATGTACAACGGCACTTACTTTAATTTTGTCTGAAATATTTTTGGGTCTTGTCCTTAGATTTCCACCAGTCTGTTTCGATGACTTTCACCAGACAAAAGCAGCCCGCTCACGTAACATTCGAACACCAAACCGCTGCCACTCTCTCTGGTGGATCCACATTTCTTGTGTTGTGTCCAGACAAGCCAGCACAGCTCCCCCCTTCCATGATATCAGTCTAGGGTCCATATCCTGCATGTCAACAAACAGTGCAGTAGGAGAGAAGTGGATATCTTTTCGCCACATGGAAATTTCTACATTCTTTAAGTTAAACCAATAAGCTTGTACTTGCATATTACTCATTATCTGACAAAATCCCTGcataaaatcaaatgaaattgaggaagcaaaataaacacacgGAGAGAAGAAAATTATGACTAATGTGCCACTTACTTTTGGCCTTGTGATGACTTCCACATTGTCCACAAGCCTTCTGAAGGACGGTGGCATCTTGTTGATGATGCGGTGAAGTAGAAACTCCTGAGCGCCATGAAACATGAGGCCTCCACCCACCACCAGGATGGAGCTGTACATCTTTCGCTTGGTCTCGTCCGAGGCTTTCAAAGGACAAGACTGCACTTTACTTCTACAAACTTTCTTCAATGAATGCTTTCTTCATTGCGTGTTTTTATTACCACAACAGTCGATGCTATGCAGTATGGCTTTATCCAGGCCGAGAGCTTTGCCCTCAAACTGGTTCATGATTGCAGTCTTCCTGGAGAGATGTGTGGAGAgggcctcctccgcctcccccaCTCCCATCAGGCACTCTCCTTGGGCGGCTCCAACATCCGTCTCAGCCTGCATTCCTCCACTGCCGCCGCTGCTCCTGGGCAGTTCTGACAACTCACCAATGCCTCCTTGACCACTCGCGTCGCCATCCAAAGCGCCGCCTTGTCTTGAGAGCACCTTGCGGTCCGAAGCATTCTTGGAAGACTGTTGGAgaaagataagaaaaaaaagatgaggaacAGCAGAAACGATGTGTGCATTTCCAGTACAGAACAAtatacagcatttttttttacctggtcTTGTTTGCTGTGCGTGGCCAATAAATAAAGTTCATCATGAGGGTCTTCTGAGTCACCTTGAGAACGAAACTGTAGCGATGTCATCTTCTGACCGACGATACCAAACGTGCTGGGGTAGAACAGTCCCATGGGCGCCTATTTTATGCAAGGGAATGAGTAATAAGGTCATGTGGGAGCCAACACAAAATGGAGTTGttatcaaagttcaaagtcactttattgtcaatcccttcatatgaccagacacacaaagaaaccgaaattccgtttcctccatcccacggtgacgagacacagtacacgataaacatacaagtagacaacacaaaataaaaacaagaaggcacaaacaataactaataaataatagataaGTAAAATGAGTGATTTGAGTACCTGTAATTTTTCATCGCCTAAGCGAACCTGGAAGAGAAAAGCTGGGGCATCTGGGAAACGGGTTTGGAATTCATGATCTCGAAGTCCAGATATGTCCTTAACGGAACcggagaaaatatttttaattggtTTGCATACAAGAAGCTACACATTGTGACATACTCAACAATGGCGACCTACACTGTACTTCTTAAAAAACAGTGCATTAAATGTAACTCGCATATTATTATAAAGCCAATGACACCATTGGACAGTGACGGTACTCAATTTAAAAGACAAACACCTAAAGTTCTGTAATATTTGGCTCACATACCTGGTCCAAATGGCAGAGTGTCTCCTTTATATGTTGTAGTAGCTGACAGTCCAATCTGTTGGACAACTGACAGTCTCTGTAGGGAAATCCTGCCCTCTGCAGGAGCCAGAATAAAATGCGGGTCACATCTGCACCACCATACGCCAAAGACAACCTGTGAAGGTTATAATAGAGAGTATGAAGGATCTAGAAATTATAGATGACAAAATTGCAAACCAAAATGTGTTACCCATTATTAagtattaattaaaaataataataataataaggtcACGTTGAAGAATCTCACTCTATTCCTTTTCTTTGTTCTAGGTATGCCAGTATTTTTGTAAATTATTTAGATAactttagatttttattttctagctcCTGCAGTTGTGCTTCCCAACCTTTCTTCAGCCTAGGCCCATATTTATGATTAGATAAATGACGTCCCAACAAATATCCTCACCTGGAGTTCCGATGGGAAACTCCGTCCTCTACACAGCAGAGACTGGTCTTCTGGTCTCCAACGTCTACGACACAAGCGCTGCTCAACCCACTGCCAAATGTCGCACACACTGACTCCTGGTGAACTATGATTGCTGTACACAAACAGACACATATCGCCAAAAGAAAATAAGACGACTGTCGGAGGCTGACCTGAAGGTATCGCAAGCGGAATACCTGAGAAGCCCATATTAAGCAGGAGCATGGAGACCAGTTCCTTGGCATGCTGCCTGTTGTAGATGTCGGGAACCAAAAGGATGCATCTGTAATACTGTCAACGGTCATTGAACATTATTTTGTGAAGTTAAGACATtatcatagatttttttttcttcaataacAATGCGTGAAAAGTTGAGGTTTCCCAAGTAGCCCTGGGGCTGATTTAAGGTTGGTAAACAAGCTCAAGGGCAATTCGTCTGAAACTCTGCATTCCTAACAGAGGCTTGATTAATCATCCATATAACACTTGCATCGCAAGACGTTTGTCTACACCTTCTGATGTTTCCCACCTTTAGGTCTTTGAGCGGGATCTCCAAGTTCTTCTGAATAACATGACTCCAGATGGTCTCAAGGTCAGCCAGGACAGCAGTTAGTGAGCCTCCAGGGCCGGCGTGCACGTTGAGCTGACCTCGAACTACGGGCCAGTGGATGTCATAAGAGTCTGTCGGTTTCACGTACACGGCCTGCGTTGTGATGGCGGGAAGAGGCAGAGACAGTGAGCTGCCGTCAAACTTCTTCATTCTCATGCAGACTCTTGCACTTACCTCCTCTCCTATTAAATAAGGCGGGTGGTGAGATGTGTTGGTCCACTTTACCCGAGAGTTGCTGTCTAGCACGGCTGGACGGATCTGACAGTTGTATGCTCTTGCCTGAATACAGACAGAAAACTTGTGTCACTAGACCTCTGCAAGTGAGTTCACAAAGTATTAAACTGCTTTGTCAAGCACCATAATGTAGTGCAATAGTATTTTTATAAGGTGGTCTTATAGTTGGGTTTCCCGGTGCAGATCTAGTTCtagacacacacacctgctcagAAGACACTGGTGTCCTCCTCACGCCATTGGACATCTTCTTTGACCAAATGGCCTGGTCAACCATTTTAAGCCCATTTTGTCTCTGCTCATTACTCTCAGGTTTCTGGGACAGAACATGTGGAAGGATGCAGTGAGGTCAATGACAATGATAAATCAAGTCATTACAGGCACGCACATTTAGACCGTCCCTGAGCAGCCAGGCATCTTCGTATCGGGACTGGCCACTTTGTTTGTGGCGACGTGCTATCACGTGTGGAATAGTGAGCGGAAGGTTGTCCGTCGCTCGCCCAATACGCAGCGTCCTCGATCCAGGATGGATGACGATTACAAAGTTGCTCTGTATTTGCTGTGGAAGAAAAAGTGAGATggaacaatttgattaattgattcGTGAAAAACGAACTATGAAAATGGGACTCGCCAGCTCACCTCCTGGAGGGGCTCGGGGATGGTCGGTGGAGCAATGGGTCTTTTCACTCCTCTTTGCTCCCTCTCCTTCTCTTTGTCgcgctctttttctttttcctttccaTTATCTTGCTCTTTCTCTGCTTGGGTCATGTTCCCAGTCCAAATCAATCGATTAACTTTCCCAAAATGTTTCAAATAGCAAACAAAAATTCCTTCTATCGAAATTCCTTTTAAGACTTCAGCGCATCCGTACGAGGCGAGACATTACTTCCGTGTTTGGTCACGTGGCACAAAACGAGTTCCTCCCACCGGAAAAAGAACACCGTTTCGAACAAACTTACAATTTAACTTTAACAAAActcaaatttaaatttaaatcatTTAAGTttgtaatttaaattatttaaatttaatttagaaaacaataacaaaaacatgaaagcatatttatattttatgcgTTGTCAAAACACAGTACACTGCTGTCTTATCCAGTTGATTCGCATAGTTCCTCCTAAAATATACGTTCTGGCACGTCATgtcttattaatttattatttatgtttAATACTTGTAGTCAAACAGATGCAGGAATCTACCCAAAAAATGCTGTTCAGAATAAATAGGTGCAACCATACGTAAAACATGAATGGAATCTTCtgtacttaaaaaaatatatatataatttattccATAGGGTCAACTATGTGGATTATTAATATTAGTCCAAACTAAATATTCAAACAGTAATGATCACAGAATTGTCCGGCAGTGCCTCTTTCGAAATCAATAAACATCCCCTTATTTTTTCAACAGAGTCTTTTAACTTCACCATACTGTCATACCTATTATCAATTAGCCCAGGTCTCAAGAATAGAGTCAATCTCTTTTTGCCACCTTGTCTTTGAGTGTGCAGACTGCGGCACAGTTTGTTCAGATCTTTCAGTAAACAAAAAAGCTCGCATGCTCTCAGTTCTGGAGCCAGGTTACATGGCCTCTTCTCTTGGTTTTCACCTAGCTGCAGCACCCAGAACTTAGCGAGCTCATCAGCACTCTTAGCGCGACTTGCGACCATGTTGAGGATCAGAGGGTATAGGTCGTGCGCTGCAGCCGGTATGGCGATTCCCCCCATGGTGGTGGATATGGGAGTGGAGGTAGGGTGGCTTGACTGCAATGAAAGCCCCATAGTTGACATCATGGATCAATGACGGCAAAATGCATAATGCAGTAAACAAATATATTGGTTTAAGTCTGCAAGACAACCTGCACAAGAACAGGTAAAATTTGCAAAGTCCACTTCATGGAGGCCAGACATTTTGGCTTAGTTGTGTGCTTCGACTTTTTTCTAATTTTGAATATGTGCCTTTGGTCAGTAGAAAAATGGAGGTGGGTGTAAAGTATAATACAGAATGGCACAGTAGACGCAAATTTTGTTTGGACACAAGTGTTCATTTGCATCACCGAATACTGCATTCACCACCGACATAAATTTGACATCTTACCGACGGGCAAACGATGAGGACACGCTGTGCAGCTTTGACTTGGTCAGCCAGCCAACGCATGGGACCATCACGTGCAATTCTGCTCTGCTGCCATGCATCGATAGCAACGCTGCAGCCTGCATGGTTCTGCAAGAATTCTGCCAGGGCCATCACAGCCTTCTGGAAGGCTCCATTCTCAGGGGGATACACCAAGAGGACATGGATGGGACCTTCCACTGAGGTTGGTAAACTTTTAAACCCCACTGATATGGCCAAGTCAGTCCCACACCTTTTATCTGTAAGAAATACGTAAATAGGTTGTGAAGTATTCAGTGTGTTGGGGTCTAGTAGTGGTCTAGATTACAACATTCCTATTTATGTCTTGAGATTTTAAACTTACAGATAATGTATCCAGAAGTTAGGATCATCAAAACAGCCAATCCCAGATAAACATTCACCAAAATGCTGGTGAAGTTGTTTTTAGGATCTGCACCAACGAACAAATGTAAAATTGTTTTGATGTAGTCATTATGTGCAAAATAGTTGCTGAATTAATTATCGTAGAAACTGAAGTTGCAATACATATTGATGCgtatgctgttttattttccgctattggttgttgtttttatgtcaTACCTGTGGCGATATCAGTAACATCAGCTGGAGAGAAATGGATTTTACAT
This region of Syngnathus typhle isolate RoL2023-S1 ecotype Sweden linkage group LG2, RoL_Styp_1.0, whole genome shotgun sequence genomic DNA includes:
- the LOC133166998 gene encoding uncharacterized protein LOC133166998 → MRRLKLLVCLHLVALVTSHDINVKCHENDDFPPSSENSPSLLADLKVEPVKVSGIDMINISWAINIDASVKYLIGTRIRGTEVHLCEYFPPFAESNLTGIHQKWFHYLVSESYGSLILVANLPLPPLGSGLSYKFAKIITTQATPSLAPNPTSFPTADVTDIATDPKNNFTSILVNVYLGLAVLMILTSGYIIYKRCGTDLAISVGFKSLPTSVEGPIHVLLVYPPENGAFQKAVMALAEFLQNHAGCSVAIDAWQQSRIARDGPMRWLADQVKAAQRVLIVCPSSSHPTSTPISTTMGGIAIPAAAHDLYPLILNMVASRAKSADELAKFWVLQLGENQEKRPCNLAPELRACELFCLLKDLNKLCRSLHTQRQGGKKRLTLFLRPGLIDNRYDSMVKLKDSVEKIRGCLLISKEALPDNSVIITV
- the selenok gene encoding selenoprotein K, yielding MVYVSNGQVLDSRSQSPWRLSLVVDLFWGAVEFFGLFFKTIIDPDLTKDGHSSSSRFSDGRGPPGPPGGRRRFGRINVGGGPTPPPMGGGGUGR
- the actr8 gene encoding actin-related protein 8, which gives rise to MTQAEKEQDNGKEKEKERDKEKEREQRGVKRPIAPPTIPEPLQEQIQSNFVIVIHPGSRTLRIGRATDNLPLTIPHVIARRHKQSGQSRYEDAWLLRDGLNKPESNEQRQNGLKMVDQAIWSKKMSNGVRRTPVSSEQARAYNCQIRPAVLDSNSRVKWTNTSHHPPYLIGEEAVYVKPTDSYDIHWPVVRGQLNVHAGPGGSLTAVLADLETIWSHVIQKNLEIPLKDLKYYRCILLVPDIYNRQHAKELVSMLLLNMGFSAIIVHQESVCATFGSGLSSACVVDVGDQKTSLCCVEDGVSHRNSRLSLAYGGADVTRILFWLLQRAGFPYRDCQLSNRLDCQLLQHIKETLCHLDQDISGLRDHEFQTRFPDAPAFLFQVRLGDEKLQAPMGLFYPSTFGIVGQKMTSLQFRSQGDSEDPHDELYLLATHSKQDQSSKNASDRKVLSRQGGALDGDASGQGGIGELSELPRSSGGSGGMQAETDVGAAQGECLMGVGEAEEALSTHLSRKTAIMNQFEGKALGLDKAILHSIDCCASDETKRKMYSSILVVGGGLMFHGAQEFLLHRIINKMPPSFRRLVDNVEVITRPKDMDPRLISWKGGAVLACLDTTQEMWIHQREWQRFGVRMLRERAAFVW